In a single window of the Pseudochaenichthys georgianus chromosome 16, fPseGeo1.2, whole genome shotgun sequence genome:
- the LOC117460284 gene encoding apolipoprotein C-I-like, whose product MRLYLVVAMLVLALAAFTQAQDAEAAVSGITEMGQSLADKAKATFEDIRTSDIISNSQTWLEQQLEKIKQKIGEINQ is encoded by the exons ATGAGACTGTACCTCGTAGTTGCCATGCTGGTGCTGGCTTTGGCCGCATTCACAC AGGCTCAGGATGCGGAGGCGGCCGTCTCTGGGATCACAGAGATGGGCCAGAGCCTGGCAGACAAGGCCAAGGCAACCTTTGAAGACATCAGGACCAGCGACATCATATCCAACTCACA GACCTGGTTGGAGCAGCAGTTGGAAAAGATTAAGCAGAAGATCGGTGAAATCAACCAGTAA